The Xanthomonas indica sequence GGATCACCCAGCTGCTGTTCTCGGCGGATTTCGCCGCCGCGCTGCCGCTGTACGCGCCGCAACTGCTCGGCGACGTGCTCAAGATCGCCTCCTTCGTGCTGTCCTACCTGATGCTGGCCAAGGCGATGACCCGGCTGTTCGTGCTCTCCGAATGCCTGTTCGCGGCCAGTTACCTGGGCCTGGTGGTGCTGTTCACCGCGCACATGGGCCTGATCGGCGCGGCCTACGCGTTCGCCTGCAACTACGCGCTGTACCTGGCGTTCAACGTGCTGGTGGTGCGCCGCTACCTGCGAGGACTGGGCTGATGGACCCACCGCACACGCCGCCGGCGCTCCCGCTGGTGTCGATCCTGATCCCGGCCTACAACCATGCGCCGTTCGTACAGCGCTGCCTGGACAGCGTGCTGGAGGATCCATACCCGAACAAGGAGTTGGTGATTGTCGACGACGGCTCCCGCGACGGCACCGCCGACCGCATCGCCGCGTGGATCGCGCAGCATGGCGACGCGCTGCACGTGCGCTTCTGGCCGCGCGAGAACCTCGGCATCGCCGCCACCCTCAACCACCTGGTGGCGATGGCCCGCGGTGAGTTCCTGCGCCTGGGCGCCAGCGACGACTATCTGCTGCCGGGCGGATTGGGTGTGCAGGTGGCGTACCTGGGCGCGCATCCGCACAAGGCCGCGGTGATCGGCGATGCCATCGTGGTCGACGCGCAGGATCGCACCGTGCACCAGAGCAGCATGCGCGACCTGCATGGCGTGGACAAACGCCTGTACCTGAGCGAGGCCGGCATCCGCCGCGCGGTGATCCGCCACTGGGCGGTGAGCGGGGCCGTGGCGCTGGTCCGGCGCAGCGCGCTGCAGCCGGGCGCGGCCTGGGACGAAGGCCTGCGCATCGAGGACTGGGATTTCTTCCTGCGCCTGGTCGCGCGCGACGCCTTGGGCTTCCTGGACGTGGCGGTGTGCGCCTACCGCGTGCACGACCACAACGCCAGCCGCACCCGGCACCTGCCCAGCCGCCTGGCCAACCTGGCCGAGTCGCGGCAGGTCGCGCTGCGCCGCGCGCGCTTGTTCGATCCGGCCTGCCGCACATTGCTGCACGCGCAGGCGCACTACATCGCCGCCAAGATCGCGTTCCTGCGGCGCAGCCCGCTGGCGCTGGGCGGGCACTTGCTGGCGCATGCGTGGCTGTCGCTGTTGGCGCGGCTGCGCCAGGGCGGCCAGCCGGCGCTGGCCGAACGCGCATGAAGCGGCTGCTGCGCCTGCCGTCGGCCTATTTCGGCCTGCCGCTGCTGCTGAGTTGCGCGCTGACCCTGCTCACCTTCGACCTGCCGCCGGGCTATCTCGCCGGCATCGCGCTGCTGGCCGCCCTGGCGCTGGCGACGCTGGGCCTGGATGCAGTGTTCGGCATCCGCCTGCCGCCGCTGGCGAAGTTCCGGGCGCGCGATTACGCCGGCACCCGCGAGGCCTTCGTCGCGCTCGGCCTGGCTGCCGCAGTCGGGCTGTTCTGCCTGATGGACCTGTTGCTGTTCCCGATCCCGTTGCTGCACGACCCCTCGGCGTACGCCGACCTGAGCCCGCTGCAGGCCCACGTGCGGCATGTGTCGAACATGTGCTGGATCCTGCCGCCGATCGGCATGCTGTGCGTGCGCGCGCGCAGCGTGCGCAACGCGCTGCTGCTGGCCGGCTTCGCCTTCCCGGTGCTGGTGATCGACCGCAACCGGCTGTTCGCGGCGGTGTTCAGTGTCGGCCTGTTGCTGTTGCTGCGCCGCGACCCGACGCGGCCGCTGCCGTGGAAGCGGGTGCTGGCGCTGCTGTGTGCCGGCGCTGCGGCGTTCTCGCTGCTGGGCACGCTGCGCTCCGGCTCGCTGGATTCGGTGGCGCTGCCGTTCGGTGCGCTGTACCGGTCCGCGCCGCAGGGCATCAAGTGGTTGCTGCTGTACATCGGCGCCGGCCCGTACAACTTCGGCGCGCTGCTCGGCAAGGGCTACGCCAACGCCAGTTTCCTGGTCAATCAGCTGGTGCCGCTGAGCGGTTCCATCGCCACCGCCGGCACCGGCATCCCGCTGGATGCGCCGAACATCAATGTCGGCACCGAGTTCCTGCCGTTCCTGCTGGCCGGCGGTCCGGGCGCCGCGCTGGCGGCGATGCTGGCGCTGTACGCGGCGCTGCTGTGGAGCGTGCGCCTGCTCGGCCGCGGCTTGGCGCTGTTCAACCTGCTGGTGTTCCTGCGCATCGCCTACGCCTGCGTGATGTCGCCGTTCGCGCCGCAGGCCTTCACCTGGACCAATGCCGGCTTCGTCGCGCTGTGCCTGCTGCTGCATGCCTGCAGCGCCTTGCTGCCGAACCGCCGCTGCGCGGTACCGGCCGCGGGCCTGCCTTCCGTTTCCCCGAGATCCCCGCTGCCATGACCGATACCGCCATGCCCCAAGACGAAATCTACCTGATCGACCTGTGGCGGATCCTGCGACGGGAATGGCGCTGGTGCCTGCTGCCGTTGCTGCTGGCGTTGGCGCTGGCGGCGCTGTTCCTGCACGGCGCGACCCGCCAGTGGCAGGCCACCGCCTGGGTGCAGGTCGGCGAGTTCGGCCCGACCCCGTCCGGGCGCGACCCCAAGCTGGAGCCGTTCCAGCGGGTGATCGACCGGATCAAGACGCGGCTGTTCCAGGAACAGGTGCTGCACAGCGCCGGCGTCGCGCCGGACAGCCGCCAGGCCGCGCTGTACCGCGACAGCCTCAAGCTGGACCCGGACCCGTACGCCAACCTGATCCAGTTGACCCTGCGCGCCGAATCGCCGCAGCAGGCGCGGCAACTCGCCGCGGCCACCATCGCACAGCTGCAGGCGTTGCACCGGCGCATCCAGGCCGGGCCGCTGCAGCAGGCCACTGCGCGGTTGCAGGAACTGGCCGCGGACATCGCCGCCACCCAGGCCGAGCGCGACCGCCTGTTGCAGCAGCAACGCGACGGCCGCGGCAGCGTCGAGCAGCAATTGCTCGGCAACATGCTGCTGTCGGAGAAGACCACCACGCTGCGCGGCCTCAAGGCCGAGCGCGAGGATCTGCTCGGCCGGCTCGGCGCCCGCTACACCTACGACACCTCGGCGCCCTGGCAGACCTACGTGCCGCCGCGCGCGGCGTTCCCAAACCCGGTGCTGGTGCTGGCGGCGGCCCTGTTGGCCGGTCTCGGCGGCGGTGTGCTGGCTGCGGTGGCGCGCAACGCACTGCGCCGGCGCCAGGCGCGGCCGGTACGGGCGCGCGCCATCGCCTGACGGCAACCCGCCGATTCAACCAAACGGCGCGATCGACGCACCTACCTGCACTACCACGCGATGGGTTCGCGCGGAGTCCGACAAGGGCAGGG is a genomic window containing:
- a CDS encoding glycosyltransferase; protein product: MDPPHTPPALPLVSILIPAYNHAPFVQRCLDSVLEDPYPNKELVIVDDGSRDGTADRIAAWIAQHGDALHVRFWPRENLGIAATLNHLVAMARGEFLRLGASDDYLLPGGLGVQVAYLGAHPHKAAVIGDAIVVDAQDRTVHQSSMRDLHGVDKRLYLSEAGIRRAVIRHWAVSGAVALVRRSALQPGAAWDEGLRIEDWDFFLRLVARDALGFLDVAVCAYRVHDHNASRTRHLPSRLANLAESRQVALRRARLFDPACRTLLHAQAHYIAAKIAFLRRSPLALGGHLLAHAWLSLLARLRQGGQPALAERA
- a CDS encoding Wzz/FepE/Etk N-terminal domain-containing protein, which translates into the protein MPQDEIYLIDLWRILRREWRWCLLPLLLALALAALFLHGATRQWQATAWVQVGEFGPTPSGRDPKLEPFQRVIDRIKTRLFQEQVLHSAGVAPDSRQAALYRDSLKLDPDPYANLIQLTLRAESPQQARQLAAATIAQLQALHRRIQAGPLQQATARLQELAADIAATQAERDRLLQQQRDGRGSVEQQLLGNMLLSEKTTTLRGLKAEREDLLGRLGARYTYDTSAPWQTYVPPRAAFPNPVLVLAAALLAGLGGGVLAAVARNALRRRQARPVRARAIA